A window of Caretta caretta isolate rCarCar2 chromosome 11, rCarCar1.hap1, whole genome shotgun sequence contains these coding sequences:
- the METAP1D gene encoding methionine aminopeptidase 1D, mitochondrial isoform X4 — MAAPRAACTLLSGGCVTHCRGVFSSPVNHICLHKQSCSQQRRYFFFQRQRNTAYSIVRPAIVSLAHPVPKHIKKPDYVTTGIVPDWGDYIEIKNEDQIQGLHQACQLACHILLLAGKSLKVGMTTEEIDSIVHHEIIRQNAYPSPLGYGGFPKSVCTSVNNVVCHGIPDSRPLQDGDIINIDVTVYYNGYHGDTSETFLVGNVDKSGQKLVEVARKCRDEAIAACRPGAPFSVIGNTIRYNTQGPVHSAAYWDKFPGNHQTKVCCNIELLCCHSCPSYSLTQLWLVAENTH; from the exons GGTGTGTGACTCACTGCCGTGGAGTTTTCTCTTCACCGGTCAATCATATCTGCTTACACAAGCAGTCATGCAGTCAACAAAGAAGATATTTCTTTTTCCAGAGACAAAGAAATACTGCTTATAGTATAGTTCGGCCGGCTATAGTTTCTCTAGCTCACCCAGTTCCTAAG CACATAAAGAAGCCAGACTATGTGACGACAGGCATTGTACCAGACTGGGGAGACTACATAGAAATTAAGAATGAAGATCAGATTCAAGGGCTTCATCAGGCTTGTCAACTGGCCTGTCATATTCTACTTCTAGCTGGAAAGAGTTTAAAG gtTGGCATGACAACCGAAGAAATAGATTCCATTGTTCATCACGAAATAATCAGACAAAATGCCTATCCTTCACCTCTAGGCTATGGAGGTTTTCCCAAATCTGTTTGTACCTCTGTGAACAATGTGGTATGTCATGGTATTCCTGACAG TCGACCTCTTCAGGATGGAGACATTATCAACATTGATGTCACA GTATATTACAATGGCTACCATGGTGACACTTCTGAAACATTTTTGGTGGGCAATGTGGATAAATCTGGTCAAAAGTTAGTGGAGGTTGCCAGGAAATGTAGAGATGAAGCAATTGCAGCTTGCAGACCAGGGGCTCCCTTCTCTGTAATTGGAAACACAATCAG GTATAATACCCAGGGTCCTGTGCACTCTGCAGCATACTGGGATAAATTTCCTGGCAACCACCAGACTAAAGTCTGCTGCAACATTGAATTACTGTGTTGTCACTCCTGTCCTTCCTACTCCCTAACACAGCTATGGCTCGTAGCTGAAAATACTCACTGA
- the METAP1D gene encoding methionine aminopeptidase 1D, mitochondrial isoform X3: MAAPRAACTLLSGGCVTHCRGVFSSPVNHICLHKQSCSQQRRYFFFQRQRNTAYSIVRPAIVSLAHPVPKHIKKPDYVTTGIVPDWGDYIEIKNEDQIQGLHQACQLACHILLLAGKSLKVGMTTEEIDSIVHHEIIRQNAYPSPLGYGGFPKSVCTSVNNVVCHGIPDSRPLQDGDIINIDVTVYYNGYHGDTSETFLVGNVDKSGQKLVEVARKCRDEAIAACRPGAPFSVIGNTIRQPGSAPQPSFRHVIPVARLRTFFPLCDPRDGRTYTAHLLGNQGLSTRDVLPAAWLTSYIFSYLHCLTSSWTSPLAP; the protein is encoded by the exons GGTGTGTGACTCACTGCCGTGGAGTTTTCTCTTCACCGGTCAATCATATCTGCTTACACAAGCAGTCATGCAGTCAACAAAGAAGATATTTCTTTTTCCAGAGACAAAGAAATACTGCTTATAGTATAGTTCGGCCGGCTATAGTTTCTCTAGCTCACCCAGTTCCTAAG CACATAAAGAAGCCAGACTATGTGACGACAGGCATTGTACCAGACTGGGGAGACTACATAGAAATTAAGAATGAAGATCAGATTCAAGGGCTTCATCAGGCTTGTCAACTGGCCTGTCATATTCTACTTCTAGCTGGAAAGAGTTTAAAG gtTGGCATGACAACCGAAGAAATAGATTCCATTGTTCATCACGAAATAATCAGACAAAATGCCTATCCTTCACCTCTAGGCTATGGAGGTTTTCCCAAATCTGTTTGTACCTCTGTGAACAATGTGGTATGTCATGGTATTCCTGACAG TCGACCTCTTCAGGATGGAGACATTATCAACATTGATGTCACA GTATATTACAATGGCTACCATGGTGACACTTCTGAAACATTTTTGGTGGGCAATGTGGATAAATCTGGTCAAAAGTTAGTGGAGGTTGCCAGGAAATGTAGAGATGAAGCAATTGCAGCTTGCAGACCAGGGGCTCCCTTCTCTGTAATTGGAAACACAATCAG GCAacctggctctgctccccagccctcatTCCGCCATGTTATCCCAGTAGCCAGACTCAGGACCTTTTTCCCCTTGTGTGACCCAAGGGACGGGAGAACTTATACAGCTCATCTCCTTGGCAACCAGGGCCTCAGCACCAGGGATGTACTTCCGGCAGCCTGGCTCACCAGTTATATTTTCAGCTACCTCCACTGCCTGACTTCAAGTTGGACTTCACCTCTGGCTCCTTGA